One genomic segment of Streptomyces liangshanensis includes these proteins:
- a CDS encoding PP2C family protein-serine/threonine phosphatase: protein MGNDVARCSTHDIDRALLDVVRLTGAHVGAVYECVPQEHVIRMTVVTGVSRRIAQPWSRVAMSAPVPVAEAARERRLIWLSGHSEVARRYPRTALAFPYHSSMCVAPLLAGSTCWGVVLLLWPGNRAPRLTCRETDAITSAADRMGEVLQEARIPDEPVRDPSPLRTLAHARPAARRTEAEAHAGADLVERLHEGLFAMDLDGRVTYLNEQAAVLLGGERPATTGARLWEALPWLDDPAYENLYLSALFSRLPTSFTALKPPDTWLSFRLFPDLTGVSARVAPASAPDAGPPRAPDPPMGAQSGAGSLFHLMHLSSALTQAVGVKDVTGCVTDQIMPVINAHGLALVSADDERLRILSSLGFPEALTERLDGLPLTVNSAGARAIRSGIPSFFADDDELVRAYPHLKDLYSDLGPVCYLPLLASGRTVGCCVLRFPRPHPFPHEERAALTSLAGMIAQALERARLYDTQSQIARGLQAVLLPRTLPDIPGLGVTARYLPATSGMDIGGDFYDLIRLDHHRVAAVIGDVQGHNVNAAALMGQLRTAIQAHATSGAPPEEVLKRTNRLIHGLDPGLFASCLYAELDLRDGTARAAVAGHPPLILAPPGRTAGVLDTTPGVPLGIEAESAYEATVFRTPPGSLLTLYTDGLVERPGTDLGAAIDDLAGQIEGLRSRPLDVVADELIDQAWRNGQGRDDIALLLIRPHAP, encoded by the coding sequence ATGGGGAACGACGTCGCGCGGTGCTCCACCCACGACATCGACCGGGCGCTCCTGGACGTGGTCCGGCTGACGGGCGCCCATGTCGGCGCCGTGTACGAGTGTGTGCCACAGGAGCACGTCATTCGCATGACGGTGGTGACAGGGGTGTCCAGGCGCATAGCCCAGCCCTGGTCCCGTGTGGCGATGTCCGCGCCCGTGCCGGTCGCCGAGGCGGCGCGCGAGCGGCGGCTGATATGGCTGAGCGGCCATTCGGAGGTGGCGCGCCGCTATCCCCGTACGGCGCTGGCCTTCCCGTACCACTCGTCGATGTGCGTCGCCCCCCTCCTGGCCGGATCGACCTGTTGGGGTGTGGTTCTCCTCCTGTGGCCGGGCAACCGCGCTCCCCGGCTCACCTGCCGGGAGACCGACGCGATCACCTCCGCGGCCGACCGGATGGGCGAGGTTCTCCAGGAGGCCCGGATACCGGACGAACCGGTGAGGGACCCCTCGCCCCTGCGCACCCTGGCCCACGCGCGTCCGGCCGCGCGCCGGACCGAGGCGGAGGCGCACGCCGGTGCCGATCTCGTCGAGCGTCTTCATGAGGGCCTGTTCGCGATGGACCTCGACGGCCGCGTCACGTACCTCAACGAACAAGCGGCCGTGCTGCTCGGCGGCGAACGGCCGGCGACGACGGGTGCCCGTCTGTGGGAGGCATTGCCCTGGCTGGACGATCCGGCCTACGAGAACCTGTACCTCTCCGCGCTCTTCAGCCGCCTTCCGACGTCGTTCACGGCGCTCAAGCCGCCGGATACCTGGCTCTCCTTCCGCCTCTTCCCGGACCTGACCGGTGTCAGTGCCCGCGTCGCACCGGCCTCGGCCCCGGACGCGGGACCCCCGCGGGCACCCGACCCGCCGATGGGCGCACAGAGCGGTGCCGGCTCCCTCTTCCATCTGATGCACCTGTCCTCGGCCCTGACCCAGGCGGTCGGGGTGAAGGACGTGACGGGCTGCGTCACCGACCAGATCATGCCCGTCATCAACGCCCACGGCCTGGCCCTGGTGAGCGCCGACGACGAAAGGCTGAGGATTCTCAGCTCCCTCGGCTTCCCGGAAGCACTCACCGAACGGCTCGACGGCCTGCCCCTGACGGTGAACAGCGCCGGCGCCCGGGCCATCCGGTCGGGCATCCCCTCCTTCTTCGCCGACGACGACGAACTGGTCCGGGCCTACCCCCACTTGAAGGACCTCTACAGCGACCTCGGACCCGTCTGCTACCTACCGCTCCTGGCCTCCGGCCGGACCGTCGGCTGCTGCGTCCTGCGCTTCCCGCGCCCCCACCCGTTCCCGCACGAGGAACGCGCCGCGCTCACGTCGCTGGCCGGAATGATCGCCCAGGCACTGGAACGGGCTCGTCTGTACGACACCCAGTCGCAGATCGCCCGCGGGCTCCAGGCCGTCCTGCTGCCCAGGACCCTGCCGGACATCCCCGGGCTCGGCGTCACCGCTCGCTATCTCCCGGCGACCTCCGGAATGGACATCGGGGGTGACTTCTACGATCTGATCCGCCTCGACCACCACCGTGTCGCCGCCGTCATCGGGGACGTCCAGGGACACAACGTCAACGCCGCCGCGTTGATGGGCCAGCTCCGTACCGCCATCCAGGCGCACGCCACCTCGGGCGCACCTCCGGAGGAGGTTCTGAAACGGACCAACCGGCTGATCCACGGCCTCGACCCAGGGCTCTTCGCCAGCTGCCTCTACGCCGAGCTGGACCTGCGGGACGGGACGGCCCGCGCGGCCGTCGCCGGGCACCCGCCCCTGATCCTGGCGCCGCCCGGGCGCACCGCCGGCGTCCTCGACACCACACCCGGAGTTCCTCTCGGCATCGAAGCCGAATCGGCGTACGAGGCCACCGTATTCCGAACGCCTCCGGGTTCTCTGCTCACCCTGTACACCGACGGCCTCGTCGAAAGGCCCGGGACCGACCTCGGAGCGGCCATCGACGACCTCGCCGGTCAGATCGAGGGTCTGCGCTCACGTCCTCTCGACGTCGTCGCGGACGAACTGATCGACCAGGCATGGCGTAACGGCCAGGGTCGCGACGACATCGCCCTGCTCCTCATCCGCCCGCACGCGCCCTAG
- a CDS encoding NB-ARC domain-containing protein, whose translation MTRGDAVVGVVEERDTGGFARWVRVRRAELFYTQEELACQAGVSVRTVRNMEAGRPARAHTCKLVVQALTGTGQEAGLRAPFAAGQLFPAQLPSAVFPFTGRDAVLGTLDEVLGDLSDETPTATVAVITGAAGTGKTALALHWAHRVRHRFTGGQLHADLHGYGSGPADPGEILARFLRALGVGHSAMPRATAERAALYRSLIWKLRLLVVLDNASTVDQVLPLLPGTPACRVLVTSRDRLSALVARRGARRLELGPLSDTASRDLLRELIGARADADPEGTEALVRRCAGLPLALRVAAESAGETATPSLPPAADL comes from the coding sequence ATGACCAGGGGAGATGCGGTGGTTGGTGTGGTGGAGGAGCGGGACACCGGCGGCTTCGCGCGGTGGGTGCGCGTGCGGAGGGCGGAACTCTTCTACACCCAGGAGGAGCTGGCCTGCCAGGCCGGCGTCAGCGTCCGTACCGTACGGAACATGGAGGCGGGCCGCCCCGCGAGGGCGCACACGTGCAAGCTCGTCGTGCAGGCACTGACCGGAACCGGTCAGGAGGCCGGGTTACGTGCCCCGTTCGCGGCCGGTCAGCTGTTCCCCGCCCAACTCCCCTCCGCGGTCTTCCCGTTCACCGGCCGCGACGCCGTCCTCGGCACGCTCGACGAGGTGCTCGGTGACCTGTCGGACGAGACTCCGACGGCCACCGTCGCCGTGATCACCGGTGCGGCGGGTACCGGCAAGACCGCCCTCGCGTTGCACTGGGCCCACCGCGTCCGGCACCGCTTCACCGGCGGCCAGCTCCACGCCGACCTGCACGGGTACGGGAGCGGTCCCGCCGATCCCGGCGAAATCCTCGCCCGGTTCCTGAGAGCGCTCGGCGTCGGGCATTCCGCCATGCCCCGCGCCACCGCGGAGCGCGCCGCCCTCTACCGCAGCCTCATATGGAAGTTGCGACTGCTCGTCGTTCTCGACAACGCCTCGACCGTGGACCAGGTGCTCCCCCTCCTGCCGGGCACGCCCGCCTGCCGCGTGCTGGTGACCAGCAGGGACCGGCTCAGCGCTCTGGTGGCGCGGCGTGGTGCCCGGCGGCTGGAACTGGGGCCGCTGTCCGACACGGCGTCCCGGGACCTGCTGCGGGAACTGATCGGGGCGAGGGCCGACGCCGACCCGGAAGGGACCGAGGCGCTGGTACGGCGTTGCGCCGGCCTACCCCTGGCCCTGCGCGTCGCCGCGGAGAGTGCCGGGGAAACCGCGACACCGTCCCTCCCCCCAGCCGCCGACCTCTGA
- a CDS encoding DUF6603 domain-containing protein produces MTDLAALRDTLTGRGAALELTGSDTALPQPLRDLVSGLPGGLVRLTAAPGGPVLADGVLTLTGTTDDTWPVTGLTGVTVHPATVVVTVTAAPVVTVTATGTMNLAGTAVNVVVAAITEQGFPGWHVTPGAAVAGVRAADLLAIGLGGSLSVLPVPAGLDALGGAATLAPDRFGLSFFPGTVLAPRYAFVLGVPAAQWAPVPSVLELDGLDIAASMVAGSFSVTLIGHLEIGGTPVDLRVGIVPGRVWTAEVAPGDGGTFPGITDLIAWIGGTSGGGGLGGLGFDADGIDAAIEAVRVTFDPNALTLDSVEVVTELTLGALRFDVAVRLPDLTVRGFLHPGDPLPITAVLESFDLPSDGIPADLAVTEASFSAQPSVSAYAAALGLSGVWSAGPLAIRSLGASVAYSATQGLTGRLSGVIGIGTSAELYVSASYEGPSDGWVFTGGTLPGPVLSIGDLLDDLATSFGIGDVPQLLRDLTLTDVSVEYRGGTGAFALGCTGTLDLAGTPVSLTVDIDLRRATGGTAGYSATFGGSLTVGTRTFRIAFDRSAEESRTFVAAFVPGADPVTLTLRDLVGFLSAGAAESVPEGLSVGLESALIAYVRPAGAAQGRFAVALGAAVGADLASLPLIGEKLPAGATLSVRRLRFVYGSGALTAADVAVVNGLLPAAVPPLAPTTGGAQATVDLRIGDTDTRLEIGAAPPPALPPAPAAALTTTAAAAPAAVPADDVTWYPVQKQLGPVTFERVGFTLLRPPDADAVLAFLLDASLAVGGLSLSLDGLSVGIAPGDLASGPRFSLRGLGVAYRSGTVEIGGAFLKDTVEYEGRTYDSYNGAAVLRSGQLQLSALGSYMQLPQGPSLFVYAALNYPIGGPPVFFVRGLAAGFGYNRRLVPPPIDKIATFPLVTEVMSPPSGASSVDVGAKLRALRDYLPPSAGDFFLAVGVRFTSFQMIDSFLLLVVGFGRRVEVNLLGLSTVQLPAPETSAPGVAPIARVQLALQATLVPEDGFFGIRGQLTEDSYLLSRDCRLTGGFAFRTWFGDTHTGDFVVTVGGYHPRYAVPAHYPAVPRLGFSWQVSPELAMKGGAYFALTPSALMAGGSFAATYQDGSTKAWFSASMDFLIGWKPYHYEASFRISVGASYTFWAFGTQTVRVQVDAGVDLWGPEFGGLATVDVGPFSFDVSLGSDAARTSPDALSWTAFRTSLLPAPKDVVTVVLAGGASPGPEPGENDLGFVNALELVLVTDCVVPSRDSERGGNVPLPAGTGPTAFGIAPLGLSKQANVASTHRIEITGSDGADAGDRFTYAPVRKNLPSALWGGSLKPSLGAAATVDGLLTGFTVRPLPPTEPAGPAPSLTRAALQEGTELVPPADDAFRWLPPAPFAETGGPDGPGLIEADITAPGTADARYAIAAALLGEGVPIDLTGFRGGDFRAAPRVAATTQSEGTRA; encoded by the coding sequence GTGACCGACCTGGCCGCACTGCGCGACACCCTCACCGGCCGCGGCGCGGCCCTGGAACTGACCGGCTCCGACACGGCGCTGCCCCAGCCCCTGCGCGACCTGGTGAGCGGCCTGCCGGGCGGGCTCGTACGCCTGACCGCCGCCCCCGGCGGCCCGGTCCTGGCCGACGGCGTGCTGACCCTGACCGGAACGACCGACGACACCTGGCCGGTGACCGGCCTCACCGGGGTCACCGTCCACCCCGCCACGGTCGTCGTGACGGTGACCGCCGCCCCCGTCGTCACCGTGACGGCCACCGGCACGATGAACCTGGCGGGCACGGCCGTGAACGTGGTCGTGGCCGCGATCACCGAGCAGGGCTTCCCGGGCTGGCACGTCACCCCCGGCGCGGCGGTGGCCGGCGTACGGGCCGCGGACCTGCTCGCGATCGGCCTCGGCGGGTCCCTGTCCGTCCTGCCCGTGCCCGCCGGGCTCGACGCGCTGGGCGGCGCGGCCACCCTGGCGCCCGACAGGTTCGGCCTGTCGTTCTTCCCCGGCACCGTCCTCGCTCCCCGTTACGCCTTCGTCCTGGGCGTACCCGCCGCACAGTGGGCCCCCGTGCCGTCCGTCCTCGAACTCGACGGGCTCGACATCGCGGCGTCCATGGTGGCCGGTTCGTTCTCGGTGACCCTGATCGGGCACCTGGAGATCGGCGGCACCCCGGTGGACCTCCGCGTCGGCATCGTCCCGGGCCGGGTGTGGACCGCCGAGGTCGCGCCCGGCGACGGCGGGACCTTCCCGGGGATCACGGACCTGATCGCGTGGATCGGCGGGACGTCCGGCGGAGGCGGCCTGGGCGGCCTCGGGTTCGACGCCGACGGCATCGACGCCGCCATCGAGGCGGTGCGCGTCACCTTCGACCCGAACGCCCTGACCCTCGACTCGGTCGAGGTCGTCACCGAACTGACGCTGGGGGCACTCCGCTTCGACGTCGCCGTCCGCCTGCCCGACCTGACCGTACGCGGCTTCCTGCACCCGGGCGACCCTCTGCCGATCACGGCGGTGCTGGAGTCGTTCGACCTGCCCTCGGACGGCATCCCGGCGGACCTCGCCGTCACCGAGGCGTCGTTCTCCGCCCAGCCGTCCGTGAGCGCCTACGCGGCGGCCCTGGGCCTGAGCGGTGTGTGGAGCGCCGGGCCCCTGGCCATCCGGTCGCTCGGCGCCTCCGTCGCGTACTCGGCGACGCAAGGGCTGACCGGCCGGCTGTCCGGTGTCATCGGTATCGGCACGTCCGCCGAGCTGTACGTCTCGGCCTCGTACGAAGGGCCGTCCGACGGCTGGGTCTTCACCGGGGGGACCCTGCCGGGCCCGGTCCTCTCCATCGGCGACCTCCTGGACGACCTGGCCACCTCCTTCGGCATCGGTGACGTACCGCAGCTGCTGCGCGACCTGACCCTGACCGACGTGTCCGTCGAGTATCGCGGCGGTACCGGGGCCTTCGCCCTCGGCTGCACGGGCACCCTCGACCTCGCCGGCACGCCCGTGTCACTGACCGTCGACATCGACCTCCGGCGCGCCACGGGCGGGACCGCCGGGTACTCCGCCACCTTCGGTGGATCGCTCACCGTCGGGACGCGGACGTTCCGGATCGCCTTCGACCGGAGCGCCGAGGAGAGCCGTACCTTCGTCGCCGCCTTCGTTCCCGGGGCCGACCCCGTCACCCTGACACTGCGCGACCTGGTCGGTTTCCTGTCGGCCGGGGCCGCCGAGTCCGTGCCCGAGGGCCTGTCCGTCGGGCTGGAGTCCGCGCTGATCGCCTACGTACGGCCGGCCGGTGCCGCGCAGGGGCGGTTCGCCGTCGCGCTCGGGGCCGCCGTCGGCGCGGACCTCGCCTCGCTGCCGCTGATCGGCGAGAAGCTGCCCGCCGGGGCGACGCTGAGTGTGCGGCGGCTGCGATTCGTGTACGGTTCCGGCGCCCTGACCGCCGCCGACGTGGCCGTCGTCAACGGGCTGCTGCCCGCCGCCGTACCACCGCTCGCCCCCACGACGGGCGGCGCGCAGGCGACCGTGGACCTGCGGATCGGCGACACGGACACCCGGTTGGAGATCGGCGCCGCACCGCCACCGGCACTGCCGCCGGCCCCCGCCGCGGCCCTGACGACCACCGCCGCCGCGGCCCCCGCCGCCGTCCCCGCCGACGACGTCACCTGGTACCCGGTCCAGAAGCAGCTCGGCCCGGTCACGTTCGAGCGCGTCGGCTTCACCCTGCTGCGTCCGCCCGACGCCGACGCCGTCCTCGCGTTCCTCCTCGACGCGTCACTGGCCGTCGGCGGGCTCAGCCTGTCCCTCGACGGGCTGTCGGTGGGCATCGCCCCCGGAGACCTCGCCTCCGGCCCGCGTTTCTCACTGCGCGGCCTCGGAGTGGCGTACCGCTCGGGCACGGTGGAGATCGGGGGCGCGTTCCTCAAGGACACCGTCGAGTACGAGGGGCGTACGTACGACTCCTACAACGGCGCGGCGGTACTGCGGTCCGGGCAGTTGCAGCTGTCGGCGCTGGGCTCGTACATGCAACTCCCACAGGGTCCCTCGCTGTTCGTGTACGCGGCGCTGAACTACCCCATCGGCGGGCCCCCGGTCTTCTTCGTCCGGGGGCTGGCCGCCGGGTTCGGCTACAACCGCCGGCTGGTGCCGCCGCCCATCGACAAGATCGCCACCTTCCCGCTGGTCACCGAGGTCATGTCACCTCCCAGCGGCGCCAGTTCGGTGGACGTGGGCGCCAAGCTGCGGGCGCTGCGCGACTACCTGCCGCCGTCGGCCGGCGACTTCTTCCTCGCGGTGGGAGTGCGGTTCACCTCGTTCCAGATGATCGACAGCTTCCTGCTGCTCGTCGTCGGGTTCGGCCGGCGTGTCGAGGTGAACCTGCTCGGCCTGTCCACCGTGCAGCTCCCGGCCCCGGAGACCTCGGCGCCGGGTGTGGCGCCGATCGCCCGCGTACAACTCGCGCTCCAGGCCACGCTGGTGCCCGAGGACGGGTTCTTCGGCATCCGCGGGCAGCTCACCGAGGACTCGTACCTGCTGTCCCGGGACTGCCGGCTGACCGGGGGCTTCGCGTTCCGGACGTGGTTCGGCGACACGCACACCGGCGACTTCGTCGTCACGGTCGGCGGCTACCACCCCCGGTACGCGGTACCGGCGCACTATCCCGCCGTGCCACGGCTGGGCTTCTCCTGGCAGGTGTCCCCGGAGTTGGCGATGAAGGGCGGGGCGTACTTCGCGCTGACGCCGTCCGCACTGATGGCGGGCGGCAGCTTCGCCGCGACCTACCAGGACGGCAGCACGAAGGCGTGGTTCAGCGCCTCGATGGACTTCCTGATCGGCTGGAAGCCCTACCACTACGAGGCGTCGTTCCGGATCTCCGTCGGGGCGTCCTACACCTTCTGGGCCTTCGGCACCCAGACCGTACGGGTGCAGGTGGACGCCGGGGTCGACCTGTGGGGGCCGGAGTTCGGCGGCCTGGCGACGGTGGACGTCGGCCCGTTCTCCTTCGACGTCTCCCTCGGCTCGGACGCGGCGCGGACCTCGCCGGACGCCCTCTCGTGGACCGCGTTCCGTACCTCGCTCCTGCCGGCGCCGAAGGACGTCGTCACCGTCGTCCTGGCGGGCGGCGCCTCCCCCGGCCCGGAGCCGGGCGAGAACGATCTCGGATTCGTCAACGCCCTCGAACTGGTCCTGGTGACCGACTGCGTCGTACCGAGCCGGGACTCCGAGCGGGGCGGGAACGTCCCGCTGCCCGCCGGGACCGGCCCCACGGCGTTCGGCATCGCGCCGCTCGGCCTGTCGAAGCAGGCCAACGTCGCCTCCACCCACCGTATCGAGATCACCGGGTCCGACGGCGCCGACGCCGGGGACCGCTTCACCTACGCGCCCGTGCGCAAGAACCTGCCCTCGGCGTTGTGGGGCGGCAGCCTCAAGCCGTCCCTGGGCGCCGCCGCGACGGTGGACGGGCTGCTCACCGGGTTCACCGTACGGCCGCTGCCGCCCACGGAGCCGGCGGGCCCCGCGCCCTCACTGACCCGGGCCGCGCTCCAGGAGGGCACCGAGCTGGTCCCCCCGGCGGACGACGCCTTCCGGTGGCTGCCCCCGGCGCCGTTCGCCGAGACCGGCGGCCCGGACGGCCCGGGGCTGATCGAGGCGGACATCACCGCACCGGGCACGGCGGACGCCCGGTACGCGATCGCGGCGGCGCTGCTCGGTGAAGGCGTGCCCATCGACCTGACCGGCTTCCGCGGCGGGGACTTCCGGGCGGCCCCACGGGTCGCGGCGACAACCCAGAGCGAGGGAACGCGAGCATGA
- a CDS encoding LamG domain-containing protein: MTTAGPLLHWHLDELVENAGVPDSSGNRLNGAAEGDPKNVPDELFGSCLTLDGDADAVVLPAAAGPLPGVHTLELWVDADPPANDGRTLAVLPFAGPALVLRADGSLRHVLPDGTEASAAPAGTVLPGRWQHIAVTAGDDELTVHVGGEPVTRIPRPDKPVPGEDTPALIVGRGLSGTGHLAGRVAHVRVYGGVLTPEEIRLDMAEDEAELSAFVRTYPIGFELLNEDEHPVLFIDDAPGDHPMTVRLTNASRDEVVPTPSGGEAGPDNHHFALRFRAGVLSGGSVPRTETAGWSMSAGTDTIYLLLTGEQPPSIRPGGSLTVTLLGLNGDGGGGTRGTRVELAYRRLAYLGDPQELTGTRLQALELVNHRGRKELPLHVDFVDGDSVLSDGATANTLRLRIANTSRDVPVRLRGLDEATPAADGDGTGTDATTIVVSFEVQEANEVREWALVTGAAKDGAALGLPVPSSTWEAPARSFPGERVQWRLRPVTSTQLEPGGRLDLLLTGVIAPPSLGVANVYVDLVNLPDYVDGSFTATVRKAPLLFSQTSVGIGTRDPKARLHILDPGNISNNAGAGTLVLGPITGTNLRLGYHGDYTWIQGHGQRPLALNPLGNHVGIGTTTPSSRLTVLSGDAVQIDVRQGATGPANGAPTILFTREGGWRHRIEARADGFHLKTGEPGLDTLSGLSAARVTAAEVVTPALTIGGVTIGEAELRILKRLAAGTLTLKVFNPDRNEYLFSSDINDGAGRRSVYTSALSPTDPTIPHFRVWQLREVT, translated from the coding sequence ATGACGACGGCGGGGCCGCTGCTGCACTGGCACCTGGACGAGTTGGTCGAGAACGCCGGTGTCCCCGACTCCTCCGGCAACCGCCTGAACGGGGCGGCGGAGGGCGATCCGAAGAACGTGCCCGACGAGCTGTTCGGCAGCTGCCTGACCCTGGACGGCGACGCGGACGCCGTGGTCCTGCCCGCCGCCGCCGGGCCGCTGCCCGGCGTCCACACACTGGAGCTGTGGGTCGACGCCGACCCCCCGGCCAACGACGGCAGGACCCTGGCCGTCCTCCCGTTCGCCGGCCCGGCGCTCGTCCTGAGGGCCGACGGCAGCCTGAGGCACGTGCTCCCCGACGGCACCGAGGCGAGCGCCGCTCCGGCGGGCACGGTCCTGCCGGGCCGGTGGCAGCACATCGCGGTCACCGCGGGCGACGACGAGCTGACGGTCCACGTCGGCGGCGAGCCCGTCACGCGCATACCCCGCCCGGACAAGCCGGTCCCCGGCGAGGACACCCCCGCGCTGATCGTGGGCCGCGGACTGTCCGGCACCGGCCACCTGGCCGGCCGAGTCGCGCACGTACGCGTGTACGGCGGTGTGCTGACGCCGGAGGAGATCCGGCTGGACATGGCGGAGGACGAGGCCGAGCTGTCGGCGTTCGTACGCACGTACCCCATCGGGTTCGAACTGCTCAACGAGGACGAGCACCCCGTCCTGTTCATCGACGACGCCCCCGGCGACCACCCGATGACGGTACGGCTGACCAACGCCTCGCGCGACGAGGTCGTACCGACACCGTCGGGCGGCGAGGCGGGCCCGGACAACCACCACTTCGCCCTGCGGTTCAGGGCGGGCGTCCTGTCCGGCGGATCCGTGCCCCGCACCGAGACCGCCGGCTGGTCCATGAGCGCCGGCACCGACACGATCTACCTCCTCCTCACCGGCGAGCAGCCGCCCTCGATCCGCCCCGGCGGCTCGCTCACCGTCACGCTCCTCGGCCTCAACGGCGACGGGGGCGGCGGCACCCGCGGCACCCGCGTCGAGCTGGCGTACCGACGCCTCGCCTACCTGGGCGACCCGCAGGAACTCACCGGCACCCGGCTCCAGGCCCTGGAGCTGGTCAACCACCGCGGGCGCAAGGAACTGCCCCTGCACGTCGACTTCGTGGACGGCGACAGCGTCCTCAGCGACGGCGCCACCGCCAACACGCTGCGGCTGCGCATCGCCAACACCTCCCGCGACGTCCCCGTCCGTCTCCGCGGCCTGGACGAAGCCACCCCAGCGGCGGACGGCGACGGTACGGGAACGGACGCCACCACGATCGTCGTCTCCTTCGAGGTGCAGGAGGCGAACGAGGTCCGGGAGTGGGCCCTGGTCACCGGAGCCGCCAAGGACGGCGCCGCGCTGGGGCTCCCGGTGCCCTCCAGCACGTGGGAGGCGCCCGCACGCTCCTTCCCCGGCGAGCGCGTGCAGTGGCGGCTGCGCCCGGTGACCTCCACCCAACTGGAGCCGGGTGGCCGCCTCGACCTGTTGCTGACCGGGGTGATCGCACCGCCGTCGCTGGGCGTGGCCAACGTCTACGTCGACCTGGTCAACCTGCCCGACTACGTCGACGGGTCGTTCACCGCCACGGTGCGCAAGGCCCCTCTGCTGTTCTCGCAGACCTCCGTCGGCATCGGCACCCGCGATCCCAAGGCCCGGCTGCACATCCTCGACCCGGGCAACATCAGCAACAACGCGGGCGCGGGCACCCTTGTCCTCGGCCCGATCACGGGAACCAATCTGCGTCTCGGCTACCACGGCGACTACACGTGGATCCAGGGCCACGGCCAGCGCCCGCTGGCACTGAACCCGCTCGGCAACCACGTCGGCATCGGCACCACCACCCCGTCCTCCCGGCTGACCGTCCTGTCCGGTGACGCGGTGCAGATCGATGTCCGCCAGGGCGCCACCGGTCCGGCCAACGGCGCCCCGACCATCCTCTTCACCCGCGAGGGCGGGTGGCGGCACCGCATCGAGGCCCGCGCCGACGGCTTCCACCTCAAGACCGGCGAACCCGGGCTCGACACGCTCTCCGGGCTGTCGGCCGCCAGGGTCACCGCGGCCGAGGTGGTCACCCCGGCCCTCACCATCGGTGGTGTCACCATCGGCGAGGCGGAACTCCGCATCCTGAAGAGACTGGCCGCGGGCACCCTGACGCTCAAGGTGTTCAACCCCGACCGCAACGAGTACCTGTTCTCCTCCGACATCAACGACGGCGCGGGCCGCCGCTCGGTCTACACCTCCGCGCTCAGTCCCACCGACCCGACGATCCCGCACTTCCGTGTGTGGCAGCTGCGGGAGGTCACCTGA
- a CDS encoding class I SAM-dependent methyltransferase — MSITTEFLRRPFMTGAVAASSRRLAYTMTRGIGLPKARLVVELGPGTGVFTDAILAQLAPDARLVAVELNPALAARLSATRRDPRLTVVQGSAAELAAVVGEPVDVVVSGLPWTVMPQDRRARILDAVSHVLAPGGRFTTFAYLHAAWTPPARHFTAELATRFDRLERSRTIWGNLPPAFVHRATRKP, encoded by the coding sequence ATGTCGATCACCACAGAGTTCCTCAGGCGGCCGTTCATGACCGGCGCCGTGGCGGCCAGTTCACGACGGCTGGCGTACACGATGACGCGGGGCATCGGCCTGCCCAAGGCCCGGCTCGTCGTCGAACTGGGCCCGGGAACAGGGGTGTTCACGGACGCGATCCTCGCCCAGCTCGCCCCCGACGCCCGCCTCGTCGCGGTCGAGCTCAACCCGGCGCTCGCCGCCAGGTTGTCGGCCACGCGGCGCGACCCACGGCTGACCGTGGTCCAGGGCTCGGCGGCCGAGTTGGCCGCCGTGGTCGGCGAACCGGTGGACGTGGTGGTCTCGGGGCTCCCCTGGACGGTCATGCCGCAGGACCGGCGCGCGCGGATCCTGGACGCGGTGAGCCACGTCCTCGCGCCCGGCGGCCGGTTCACCACCTTCGCCTACCTGCACGCGGCCTGGACCCCACCGGCCCGCCACTTCACCGCCGAACTGGCCACCCGCTTCGACCGGTTGGAGCGCTCAAGAACGATCTGGGGAAACCTCCCACCCGCCTTCGTACACCGCGCCACAAGGAAACCGTAA